The Silvibacterium dinghuense DNA window TTCATAGCTTCCCCGGGAGGTCGTCATCATGCGCACATTCGTGCGATGCTTCGTCGTTCTACTCTCTGCACTCGTGGTGCAGGCATTTCCATATTCCCTTTTTGCTCAGTCCGCGGGCGCTTCCGGCACCGTCAATGTCTCAGTCACCGATGCCTCGGGCGCAGTCATCCCCGGCGCAACGGTCATTATCGAAAACCCGGTGAGCGGGCTCAATCGCAAGGCCACAACGGACGCGAGCGGCAACAGCCAGTTCACCAACCTGCCGTTGAACCCCTATCACCTGTCGGTGATGATGACTGGGTTTGCAGCTCAGTCGCAGGACGTGAGCGTGCGTTCGACAGTACCGCAGGCGGTGAAGATCGCACTGCAGATCGGCACGGCCTCTACAACCGTGACGGTCACCGGTAGCGATCTGATCGAGGACACCTCGAGCCTGCACACGGATCTTGACCGCGGCCTCTTCCAGAAGGTTCCGCTTGAGAGCCAGTCTTCAGGCCTGAGCTCGCTGGTCACGATGGCGACACCGGGCGTCGCTGCCGACTCCAACGGCCTCTTCCACGGCCTCGGCGATCACGCCTCGAACTCCTTCGCTGTCGATGGGCAGGACATCACCGATCAGCAGAGCAAGGTTTTCTCGAATCAGCTTCCTTCGAATGCCGTGCAGTCGATCGAGGTCATCTCCGGCGCGCCTCCGGCCGAATATGGCGACAAGACCAGCCTCATCATCAATGTCACGACGCGCTCCGGCCAGGGCATCACCCGGCCCACGGGCAGCATCACCAGCTCCTACGGGACGTTCGGAGCGACCACGGAGTCCTTCGACCTGAGCTATGGCCAGCAGAACTGGGGTAATTTCCTCGAGGCCGACGGTCTGAATACCTCGCGCTTCCTCGATCCGCCTGAGTTCAAAGTCTTCCACGATCGCGGCAACGAGGAAAACTTCTTCGACCGCATCGACCGCACGCTCAGCGCGCAGGACTCGGTTCATCTGAATCTGAACTACAGCCGTTCGTGGTTCCAGAACCCGAACTCCTACGACAACCTGAACGTGCAGAACGTGATCAGCGGCGGCGCGACCGACAACCCGGTGATCGGCACCGTGGGCGACACAGACCAGAAGTCGAAGATCGAGACCTTCAACATTGCTCCGCTCTATACGCGCGTGTTGAATGCGAACTCCGTTTTCAACTTTGGTCCTTATATCCGCAAAGACTCCTATAACTACTATCCGAGCGCAGATCCTCTGGCCGACCGTGGTCCTGCAAACCTGCAGACCTCGTCAATCGAGCAGAACCGCACCCTGACCAACGCGGGCGTGCATTCGGATATTTCCTGGACGAAGGGCATCAACACGGCGAAGGCCGGCGCGCGCTACGAGCAGACGATCCTGCGCGAGAATGACGCTTTGGGTATCGTGGACCCGACCTACAACTCCCCCTGCGTGGATGCAAACGGCAACCCGGTCGCGGGCTACTCAGCAACCAACGAATGCCCGGTGGCAGCAAACCCGGACTACATCGCGGTGCTCGGCCCCTATGACATCACGCGCGGCGGCAATTACTATCACTGGTTCGGACACACGGATGTAAAGGAACTCGCGCTCTACGTCGAGGACCAGATCAAGGCCGGAAACTGGCTCTTCAACCTGGGCATTCGTGGCGATATGTATAACGGCCTGACCAAGGCCAGCCAGGCGGAGCCGCGTCT harbors:
- a CDS encoding carboxypeptidase regulatory-like domain-containing protein, producing the protein MRTFVRCFVVLLSALVVQAFPYSLFAQSAGASGTVNVSVTDASGAVIPGATVIIENPVSGLNRKATTDASGNSQFTNLPLNPYHLSVMMTGFAAQSQDVSVRSTVPQAVKIALQIGTASTTVTVTGSDLIEDTSSLHTDLDRGLFQKVPLESQSSGLSSLVTMATPGVAADSNGLFHGLGDHASNSFAVDGQDITDQQSKVFSNQLPSNAVQSIEVISGAPPAEYGDKTSLIINVTTRSGQGITRPTGSITSSYGTFGATTESFDLSYGQQNWGNFLEADGLNTSRFLDPPEFKVFHDRGNEENFFDRIDRTLSAQDSVHLNLNYSRSWFQNPNSYDNLNVQNVISGGATDNPVIGTVGDTDQKSKIETFNIAPLYTRVLNANSVFNFGPYIRKDSYNYYPSADPLADRGPANLQTSSIEQNRTLTNAGVHSDISWTKGINTAKAGARYEQTILRENDALGIVDPTYNSPCVDANGNPVAGYSATNECPVAANPDYIAVLGPYDITRGGNYYHWFGHTDVKELALYVEDQIKAGNWLFNLGIRGDMYNGLTKASQAEPRLGTAYTIKQTNTVLRASYARTLETPFNENLVLSSLGCGNDVLSPLLLCSSGVATTMQPGYKNEFHAGLQQAFGKNLVISGDYIWKYTHNAFDFSVLGNTPITFPIDWHNSKIPGFALRADVPDFHHLSAYVVMSSVAARFFPPQVAGAGATVGQSGYPFRIDHDERYNETTHVQYLIPGKHSPWVGFNWRFDSGLVAGSVPCYNPDSNDPNTACGDTSITLADGRPGVDLSSLTNDEEFEAGLTCDGVKATPTSGFTECDAAGLTSKLVKIPAPGTGDNDKNPPRIASRNLFDLSVGQDNLFNGDRYKWSLKLTGTNITNKYALYNFLSTFSGTHYVSPRAMTAELGFHF